The DNA sequence AGGCACTCCGCTCTGCCCAGGTCGCTTCACTCTCGTCGTTGGCCACCTGCCGGAAGACAGGGCTCTGGGCGCGCGCAATCCGGAGCGCGTCGTCCAGGGTCAGCCGGCGGGGCTCCGGCGCCTGCCCCGCCAGCGCCGTCGCGGCGGCCAGAAGTGCCGCAGCGGCCAGGCACATGAGCTGGACGGGCCGTGCCGTGGGGAGGGACCGCACGCGGGAGCCGCCAACATCGCGACGACCGTGGGAGAGCGGACCCGCCCACGGGCTCCGTCCCCCTCTCTCTATGGATTTGGATCGTGTCACGTCGATCGATGGGTTCACGCGGTCTCCGCTCTGACGCCTTCTGCGCCGTCCGGGGACACCTCCTAGGACGAGGCCAGGGGAAGGAAAGGTTCATGCCGGGCGGCCCAATCGGTCGAACGCGTTATTTTTCAAGGGCTTAGCAGACCGCTCCCCGCGACGGCCAGCGCCCGCAAGTGTCCGTTTCCGAGACAGAGCATCCCGGGATCGGACGTCGTCTCCACGAAGCCGCGCCCCCCCTCCACTCCCGGCAGGGGTGTGGGAGCGCCGGGCCGGCGTCGTGTGGCGCAGGCGCCGACCCACAGGCAACTTGTGCCCGGCCCGCCCGCACGGCGGCGACACTCCCGTCACGCACGTCGTCCACTTCCGACCGCCAGTCCGCTCATGTCGCTGAACCGACCACTCGCTTCGATCCTGCTCGTCCTCCTGCTCGCGATGGTGAGCCCCCCGCCGGCCCGGGCCCAGCGCCGGGGTGCGGAGGCCGCTGCCAGTCCCACCGTCGATTCCCGTCTCTTGAACGGGCTGCGCTGGAGGAACATCGGGCCCGCGATGGCCTCGGGCCGGATCGCCGATGTGGCGATCGATCCGACCGACCGGAGCGTGTGGTACGTGGCCGCCTCGTCGGGCGGAGTCTGGAAGACGGAAAACGCGGGGACCACCTGGGCACCGATCTTCGACGACTACGGATCGTACTCGATCGGAGCCATCGCCCTCGATCCGCGGCGGCACCTGACTCTCTGGGTGGGCACGGGTGAAAACAACGCCCAGCGCTCCGCAGGCTACGGGGACGGCGTCTACAAATCGGTCGATGGCGGGCGCACGTTCACCAACGTGGGCCTCGAGCATTCGGAGCACATCGGCATGATCGCCATCCACCCGGAGGACTCGGACGTCGTGTTCGTGGCCGCTCAAGGGCCGCTCTGGGCTTCGGGGGGAGACCGCGGGCTCTACCGTACGGGCGACGGCGGGCGCAGTTGGGCCCGGGTCCTGGAGATCGACGAGCACACGGGCGTACACGAGGTCTATTTCGATCCGCGCGACCCGGATGTGATCTATGCCGTCGCGTGGCAGCGTCGTCGCCACCAATGGACCATGATCGACGGTGGACCGGGGTCTGGTCTCTACAAGTCCAGCGACGGTGGCGTCACCTGGAAGAGCATCAACAGGGGCCTGCCGTCCGGAGACAAGGGCCGGATCGGAATGGCCGTCTCGCCCATCGACCCGGACGTGCTCTATGCGATCGTGGAAGCCAGCGGCGACGACGGGGGCACGTTCCGATCCAGCGACATGGGCGAAAGCTGGCAGCGCACCTCGCGGTACCAGTCCGGCGCGGCCATGTACTACCACGAGCTCTATGCCGATCCGCACCGCTTCGACCGCATCTACGCGCTGGACACGTTCATCCAGGTATCGGACAACGGGGGACGCGACTGGGACCGTCTGCCCATCCGCGACGTCCACGTGGACTTCCACTCCCTCAACTTCGATCCGGAGGATCCAGAGCACCTCATCGCGGGGAACGACGGCGGACTCTACGAGACCCTGGACGGCGGCGACAACTGGAAGTTCTTCGACAATCTGCCCATCACGCAGTTCTACAAGGTCGCTACATCCAACGACGAGCCGTTCTACTACGTCTATGGTGGCACGCAGGACAACAATTCCTTCGGAGGGCCCTCACGGACCACCATGTCGGGTGGGATTCGCAATTCCGAATGGTACGTCACGATGGGCGGAGACGGCTTCGACCCGGTGGTCGATCCCGAGAACCCGGACATCATCTACTCACAACTCCAGCATGGAACGCTCTCGCGCTTCGACCGCAAGACCAAGGAACGCCTGGACGTGCAGCCACAGGAGAGCGCCGACGGTCCTCCTCTGCGTTGGTATTGGGACGCAGGGCTGCACCTCTCGCCCCATGATCACCAACGTCTGTACTTCGGAGCGCAGATCCTCTTCCGCTCCGACGACATGGGCTCGACCTGGCGCGCCATCAGCGGGGATCTGAGTCGCAACCTCGACCGCAACCAGCTCGAAGTCATGGACCGCGTCTGGAGCGTCGATGCGGTGGGCAAGAACCGCTCGACCTCCGTGTTCGGTCACATCGTCTCGATCTCGGAGTCCCCGCTGATGGAGGGACTGATCTACGTGGGGACCGACGACGGGCTCGTCCAGGTCACGGAGGACGGCGGACAGAGCTGGAGGGCGGTGACGTCCCTGCCCGGGGTGCCGGATACGTCCTTCGTCCACGACGTCGAGGCCTCGCTGCACGACCCCAACACGGTCTTTGCGGTGGCGAACAACTTCAAGCGCGGCGACTTCAAGCCGTACGTGCTGCGCAGCACGGACCGGGGACGTACCTGGAGCTCGATCTCGAGCAACCTCCCAACGAACGGCCCTGCGTTCACGATCGTGCAGGACCCCGAGCAGGCGGGCCTGCTTTTCGTCGGCACCGAGTACGGAGCCTATGCATCGATCGACGGAGGCGCTTCCTGGGTCGAGTTGAGCGCTGGAATGCCGACGATCCCCATCCGTGAGTTGGAGATCCAGAAGCGGGCCGGTGACCTGGTGGCCGCCTCGTTCGGTCGTGGGTTCTTCGTACTCGACGACTACTCCGCGCTGCGCGCGCTGGCCGCCGCCTCGGCCGAGGTCCTCGCCCAGGAAGGTCACATCTTCCCGGTGCGAACCGCGGAGATGTACCTGGAGTGGAATCCGGGGGGTGACTCCGGCGCCGACTTCTATCAGGCGCCCAACCCACCGTTCGGAGCCACCTTCACCTACTTCGTGCGGGATGCGCTCCGCACCCGACAGGCTACGCGTCAGGCGGCCGAGCAGGCCGCCCAGCGTCGCGGCGAGGACACGCCCTATCCGTCGTGGGACGATCTCAAGCAGGAAGATCGCGAGGAGGCACCCGAGGTCTTCCTCACGATCCGCGACAGCGGAGGTGAGCTGGTCAACACGGTTCGGGGGTCCGCCGCCCGTGGCGTACATCGGGCCACCTGGGACTTCCGCTATCCGGGCTATACGCCGATCACGGGTGGCGGCGGCGGTGGATTCGGGGGCGGTCCCATCGGCCCCATGGCCTTGCCGGGCCGCTACACGGTGTCGCTCTCCAAGCGGGTGGACGGCGTCGTGACCGAGCTGGCCGGTCCCGTCCCCTTCGAAATCGCCCCCGTGGTCGACGCGGCGATTCCACCCCAGGATCCGGCGGCCGTGCTCGCCTTCCAGCGTCAGACGGGGGAATTGCTCCGTGCTGTGACCGGTACACAGCGCGCGGCGGCGGACGCCATGCAGCGGATCCAGGCCATCAAGCGGACTCTCGCCGCGGTGCCACAAGCGACAGAGGACCTTCGTCAGTCGGCCCGAGCCCTGGAGCTACGGCTCCTCGATCTGCAGGAACAGCTGAACGGGGACCGGACGCGCAGCTCGCGCTCAGAGCCGGCGATGCCCGGCATCGTGGGGAGGGTGAACCAGGTGGTGGGCGGCCATTGGCGTGGGATGTTCGGCCCGACCGAGACACACCGTCAGCAGTATCGCATCGCAGCGGACGAGTTCGCAGCCGTATACGACGGTCTGCGGCAACTGATCGAAGGGGATCTACCATCTCTGGAACAGCGCCTCGAGGCGGCGGGCATCCCCTGGACCTCGGGGCGGGCCTTGCCCCGTTGGAACCCCGGCCTGTGAGCCACCACGCGGACGAACCTCGATCGGAGGAGACATGAGACACGTGAGGATCCTCGTATTGTCGGCAGGCGTCTGGACGCTGCTGGCGCTCGCTGCACCTCGGCCGGCCTTGGCCCAGCAGCATGCGACGCCGGCGGCGGCCCCACAGGACGTGGAGTCCCTGGATGCGATCATGGCCGCGCTCTACGACGTGATTTCCGGCCCGCAGGGTCAGAAGCGTGACTGGGACCGCTTCCGGGGGCTCTTCATCGAGGGCGCACGTCTGATCCCCACGGGTCGCGGTCCCAACGGGGTCGGGCACCGGGTGTGGTCCCCGGAGGAGTACATCGCAGCTGCAGGCGCCTCGCTCGAGCAGCGCGGGTTCTTCGAGCAGGAGATCGGACGCACCACCGAGCAGTTCGGAAACATCGTGCACGCGTTCAGCACCTACGAATCCCGCAACACGCTTCAGGATGCCGAGCCCTTCCAGCGCGGGATCAACTCGATCCAGCTCCTCCACGATGGGAGCCGCTATTGGATCGTGTCGATCTTCTGGGATGCCGAGCGACCCGACAATCCGATTCCGGACCGGTACATCGGGCGCTCCGGCGGCTGAGGCTCCAGAGCCGAGGTCCGCTGCGCACCGATGTGGGAGGTGGGCGCCCAACCCCGAGGAATCAGGGCAGGCGCAACTGCATCCCCACCGCCAGCCCTCCATCCTCGCTGCGCTCCAGGATCGGCGTTCCGGGAAGCCCGAACGTGTGGTGGCCCTGGGTGAGGCGGCCGGCCATGTTGCCGACCATCGCACCCAGGAGAACGTCACTGGCCCAATGCCGGTCGTGGTAGATCCGGGACAATCCCGTGACGGTGGCGGCGCCGAACAGCAGGGGCCGCACGTAATGGACGGCTGCCACCCCGTGGTCCTCCATCTCCCGGGAGAGCACCGTAGCCAGGGCGAACGCCTGCGCCGTGTGGCCGGAGGGGAACGCTCGGAAGTGTGAATCGGAGAATCCGCGCCCCAGATTGTAGCTCCATTGTCCGCCCTCGCGGTCGGTGGGACGTTCCCGGCCGACCAAGGTCTTGGCCAGGTAGGTGACGGCCGCCGCGGCCATGATGCCCTCGAGCGCCTGCCCCGTCACATCCGTGAGCGTCTCCTGGCCCAGCGCCTTCCCCGCCACCCAAAGGCCGCCTCCCAGTAACGGCACGACCGCGCCCCCCAACTGCCCGAAGGTGGAGGCGGTGGCACCCAGCATCGGCTGACCCTGCGCGGACCCGCGGAAGACCTCGCGGACTTCCTCATCGAACGGCATCACGACGAGTGCCGCCAAAGCCAGGCCGCCCCGTGCCCCCAGGTGGAATCCATCCACCTGCAGGAGCTTCGCGGGGACGGTGTCCGAGG is a window from the Gemmatimonadota bacterium genome containing:
- a CDS encoding glycosyl hydrolase gives rise to the protein MSLNRPLASILLVLLLAMVSPPPARAQRRGAEAAASPTVDSRLLNGLRWRNIGPAMASGRIADVAIDPTDRSVWYVAASSGGVWKTENAGTTWAPIFDDYGSYSIGAIALDPRRHLTLWVGTGENNAQRSAGYGDGVYKSVDGGRTFTNVGLEHSEHIGMIAIHPEDSDVVFVAAQGPLWASGGDRGLYRTGDGGRSWARVLEIDEHTGVHEVYFDPRDPDVIYAVAWQRRRHQWTMIDGGPGSGLYKSSDGGVTWKSINRGLPSGDKGRIGMAVSPIDPDVLYAIVEASGDDGGTFRSSDMGESWQRTSRYQSGAAMYYHELYADPHRFDRIYALDTFIQVSDNGGRDWDRLPIRDVHVDFHSLNFDPEDPEHLIAGNDGGLYETLDGGDNWKFFDNLPITQFYKVATSNDEPFYYVYGGTQDNNSFGGPSRTTMSGGIRNSEWYVTMGGDGFDPVVDPENPDIIYSQLQHGTLSRFDRKTKERLDVQPQESADGPPLRWYWDAGLHLSPHDHQRLYFGAQILFRSDDMGSTWRAISGDLSRNLDRNQLEVMDRVWSVDAVGKNRSTSVFGHIVSISESPLMEGLIYVGTDDGLVQVTEDGGQSWRAVTSLPGVPDTSFVHDVEASLHDPNTVFAVANNFKRGDFKPYVLRSTDRGRTWSSISSNLPTNGPAFTIVQDPEQAGLLFVGTEYGAYASIDGGASWVELSAGMPTIPIRELEIQKRAGDLVAASFGRGFFVLDDYSALRALAAASAEVLAQEGHIFPVRTAEMYLEWNPGGDSGADFYQAPNPPFGATFTYFVRDALRTRQATRQAAEQAAQRRGEDTPYPSWDDLKQEDREEAPEVFLTIRDSGGELVNTVRGSAARGVHRATWDFRYPGYTPITGGGGGGFGGGPIGPMALPGRYTVSLSKRVDGVVTELAGPVPFEIAPVVDAAIPPQDPAAVLAFQRQTGELLRAVTGTQRAAADAMQRIQAIKRTLAAVPQATEDLRQSARALELRLLDLQEQLNGDRTRSSRSEPAMPGIVGRVNQVVGGHWRGMFGPTETHRQQYRIAADEFAAVYDGLRQLIEGDLPSLEQRLEAAGIPWTSGRALPRWNPGL
- a CDS encoding phosphatase PAP2 family protein, with protein sequence MELAPHRWLRAAGLLGLLCLASPRSPLVAQLLTSSDTVPAKLLQVDGFHLGARGGLALAALVVMPFDEEVREVFRGSAQGQPMLGATASTFGQLGGAVVPLLGGGLWVAGKALGQETLTDVTGQALEGIMAAAAVTYLAKTLVGRERPTDREGGQWSYNLGRGFSDSHFRAFPSGHTAQAFALATVLSREMEDHGVAAVHYVRPLLFGAATVTGLSRIYHDRHWASDVLLGAMVGNMAGRLTQGHHTFGLPGTPILERSEDGGLAVGMQLRLP